From the Streptomyces sp. NBC_00654 genome, the window ATCAGGACCTCCCGAAGGTGCCGTCGGCCGTGGAGGTCGGGTAGTAGATGGTGCCACCGCCGAAGCCGCTGACGCTCAGCGAGGAGACGGTGGTCTGCGAGGTGGCGTAGGAGCCTCGGCTCGCCTCGATGCTGGAGACGGTCGGCGCCGGTCCGCGCTCGTAGGGGTTGTCGGCGGCCCGGGCGCCGGGCACCAGGGCGGTCATCAGGCCCGCGGTCGCCGCGGCGGCCAGCAGGCCCTTGAGGGTACGGGAGCGGCTCTTGGCCGTCCGGGAGCGCGCGGAGGTGTCGCCGGAGGGGAGGTGCTGCTGCACGAGGGGGGTCCTCTCGGTCGTGGCGGAACCACACCGCGCGGGGACCGGGAGCCCGTCGTCCGGGGCTTTCGGGGTGCGCCGCGTGGGTACCGCCGTTGTTCGTCGGCGGTCATCACTTTCGCGGCGCACCCCTGGGGTACGCATCGGCGAGATCACCGGTCCTGACGGCCGGCCCTCCCGCGACGGCGGTCAGCGCACCGGGTGCCCGGCCTCCCGGAGGGCGCCCTTGACCTCGGAGATGCGCAGGTCCCCGAAGTGGAAGACGGACGCGGCGAGCACCGCGTCGGCGCCCGCGTCGATGGCGGGCGCGAAGTCCGCGAGCCGGCCCGCGCCCCCGGAGGCGATGACGGGGACGGTGACGTGGGCCCGTACCGCCGAGATCATCTCGGTGTCGTAGCCGTCCTTGGTGCCGTCCGCGTCCATCGAGTTGAGCAGGATCTCGCCCGCGCCCAGCTCGGCGGCCCGGTGGGCCCATTCGACGGCGTCGATGCCGGTGCCCTTGCGTCCGCCGTGGGTGGTGACCTCGAAGGTGCCCGCCGCGGTGCGCCGGGCGTCGACGGAGAGCACGAGCACCTGGCGGCCGAAGCGTTCGGCGATCTCGCGGATCAGGTCGGGGCGGGCGATGGCGGCGGTGTTGACGCCGACCTTGTCCGCACCGGCGCGCAGCAGCTTGTCGACGTCGTCCGGGGTGCGGACGCCGCCGCCGACGGTGAGCGGGATGAAGACCTGCTCGGCGGTGCGCCGCACCACGTCGTAGGTCGTCTCGCGGTCGCCGCTGGAGGCGGTGATGTCGAGGAAGGTCAGCTCGTCGGCGCCCTCGGCGTCGTACAGCTTGGCCATCTCGACGGGGTCACCGGCGTCGCGCAGGTTCTGGAAGTTGACCCCCTTGACGACCCGGCCGTTGTCGACGTCCAGGCAGGGGATGACGCGTACCGCGAGGCTCACCGCGCACCTGCCCGGTACGCCTCGACCTCGACCTCGACGACCAGGCTCGGGTCGACGAGGCCGGCCACGATGATCATGGACGCGGCGGGGCGCACGGCGTCGAACAACTCCTTGTGGGCGCGGCCGACGTCGTCCACGTCCCGGGCGTGGGTGAGGTACATCCGGGTGCGGACGACGTCCTCGCGGCCCAGGCCCGCCTCCTTCAGCGCCTCGAAGGCGACCTCGAAGGAGGTGATGGCCTGCTCGTACGGGCTGCCCGCCGAGATCTGGCCGTTGACCACGGAGGTGCAGCCGGAGACCAGGACCAGGCCGCCCGGGAGTTCCACGGCGCGGGAGTAGCCGAACTTCTCCTCCCACGGGGCGCCCGAGGAGATGCGGCGTACGGAATCGGTCATGCCGAGACCGCCTTCAGCGCCTCTTCCAGGGTGAACGCCTCGGCGTACAGCGCCTTGCCGACGATGGCGCCCTCGACGCCGTCCGGCACGAGCGAGGAGATCGCCCGCAGGTCGTCCAGCGAGGAGACGCCGCCGGAGGCGACGACGGGCTTGTCGGTGACGGCGCAGACGTTCTTCAGGAGCTCCAGGTTGGGGCCCTGGAGGGTGCCGTCCTTGGCGATGTCGGTGACGACGTAGCGGGCGCAGCCCTCGGAGTCGAGGCGGGCGAGCGTCTCGTAGAGATCGCCGCCGTCGCGGGTCCAGCCGCGTCCGCGCAGCGTCGTGCCGCGTACGTCCAGGCCGACCGCGATCTTGTCGCCGTGCTCCGCGATGACCTTGGCGACCCACTCGGGGGTCTCCAGCGCGGCGGTGCCGAGGTTGACCCGGCGGCAGCCGGTGGCGAGGGCGGCGGCGAGCGAGGCGTCGTCGCGGATGCCGCCGGACAGCTCGACCTTGATGTCCATGGCGCCGGCCACTTCGGCGATCAGCTTCCGGTTGTCGCCGGTGCCGAAGGCGGCGTCCAGGTCGACGAGGTGCAGCCACTCGGCCCCGGCGCGCTGCCAGGCGAGGGCGGCCTCCAGCGGGGAGCCGTAGGAGGTCTCGGAGCCGGACTCGCCGTGGACGAGGCGGACGGCCTGGCCGTCGCGGACGTCGACGGCGGGGAGCAGTTCAAGCTTCGGCATTACAGCGTCTCGATCCAGTTGGTCAGCAGCTGGGCGCCGGCATCGCCGGACTTCTCGGGGTGGAACTGGGTGGCCCACAGCGCGCCGTTCTCCACGGCCGCCACGAACCGCTCGCCGTGCGTGGCCCAGGTGACCCTGGGAGCACGGATCTTGGCGTTGGTGACTTCGAGGGACCAGTCGTGCGCGGCGTAGGAGTGCACGAAGTAGTAGCGCGCGTCCGCGTCGAGACCGGCGAAGAGCCGGGAGTCCTCGGGGGATTCGACGGTGTTCCAGCCCATGTGCGGGACGACGTCGGCCTTGAGCGGGCCGACGGTGCCGGGCCACTCGTCCAGGCCCTCGGTCTCCACGCCGTGCTCGATGCCGCGCTCGAACAGGATCTGCATACCGACGCAGATGCCCATGACCGGGCGCCCGCCGGAGAGCCTGCGGCCGATGATCCAGTCGCCGCGGGCCCGCTTCAGCCCGTCCATGCAGGCGGAGAAGGCACCGACGCCGGGCACCAGCAGCCCGTCCGCGTTCATCGCCCGGTCGTAGTCGCGGGTGATCTCCACGTCCGCGCCGACATGGGCCAGGGCCCGCTCGGCGGAACGGACGTTGCCGAAGCCGTAGTCGAAGACGACGACCTTCTTGTTGTCGCTCACAGCTCGTTCCTCAGTCCCAGAGTCCCTGGATCCGCATGACGCCTGCCACCAGGCACATCACGGAGGCGATCGAGAGCAGGACGATGACGCCCTTGGGCATGCCCTGCTTCGAGAAGGAGTAGACGCCGCCGGCCAGGAAGAGGCCGACGACTATCAGGATGGTGTTGAGGCCGGTCACAGCGCGCCCTTCGTGGAGGGGAGGATTCCGGCGGCGCGCGGATCATGCTCGCAGGCATAGCGCAGTGCGCGGGCGAGCGCCTTGAACTGGCACTCGACGATGTGGTGGGCGTTGCGCCCGTACGGTACGTGGACGTGCAGGGCGATCTGCGCCTGGGCGACGAAGGACTCCAGGATGTGCCGGGTCATCGTCGTGTCGTACTCGCCGATCATCGGCGCCATCTTCTCCGGCTCGGTGTGCACCAGGTACGGGCGGCCGGAGAGGTCGACGGTGACCTGGGCGAGCGACTCGTCCAGCGGGACGGTGCAGTTGCCGAAGCGGTAGATCCCGACCTTGTCGCCGAGGGCCTGCCGGAAGGCGGCGCCGAGGGCGAGGGCGGTGTCCTCGATGGTGTGGTGACTGTCGATGTGCAGGTCGCCGTCGGTCTTGACCGTCAGGTCGAACAGGCCGTGGCGGCCGAGCTGGTCGAGCATGTGGTCGTAGAAGCCGACCCCGGTGGCGACATCGACCTTGCCGGTGCCGTCGAGATCGATCTCGACGAGCACCGATGTTTCCTTCGTGGTGCGTTCCACGCGGCCTACGCGGGGGCTCATGCGTCGTGCTCCTTCTTGAGTTCGCGCACCGCAGCGAGGAACGCGTCGTTCTCTGCCGGGGTGCCCGCGGAGACCCGCAGCCATCCCGGTACGCCGTTGTCCCGGACCAGGACGCCCCGGTCGAGGATCTGCTGCCAGGCGGTGTGGCTGTCGGCGAAGCGGCCGAACTGGACGAAGTTGGCGTCCGAGTCGGTCACGTCGAACCCGAGCGCGCGCAGTTCGCCGACGATCCGGTCACGCTCGTCCTTGAGCCGGCCGACGTACCCGAGCAGCGTATCCGTGTGCTCCAGGGCGGCGAGCGCGGTGGCCTGGGTGACGGAGGACAGGTGGTACGGCAGCCGCACCAGCTGGACGGCGTCCACGACCGCCGGGTCGGCCGCGAGGTAGCCCAGGCGCAGCCCGGCGGCGCCGAACGCCTTGGACATGGTGCGCGAGAGCACCAGGTTGCGGCGGCCCCCGATCAGCGGGAGCAGCGAGGGGTGGTGGCTGAACTCGCCGTACGCCTCGTCGACGACGACCATCGAGGGCCCGGCGGCCTGGGCCGCCTCGTACAGCGCGAGGACGGTGCCGGCGTCCACGGCGGTGCCGGTGGGGTTGTTGGGTGAGGTGATGAAGACGACGTCGGGGCGGTGCTCGGCGATGGCCTCGCGGGCCGCCGCGACGTCGATGGTGAAGTCGTCCTTGCGGGGGCCGGAGATCCAGCCGGTGCCGGTGCCGCGCGAGATGAGGGCGTGCATCGAGTACGAGGGCTCGAAGCCGATGGCCGTGCGCCCCGGGCCGCCGAAGGTCTGGAGCAGCTGCTGGAGGACCTCGTTGGAGCCGTTGGCCGCCCAGACGTTGGCGAGGCCGACCTCGTGCCCGGCGGTGCGGGTGAGGTAGCGGGCCAGCTCGGTGCGCAGCTCCACCGCGTCCCGGTCGGGGTAGCGGTTGAGGTCGCGGGCGGCCTCGCGGACGCGTTCGGCGATCCGGTCGACGAGCGCCTCGGGCAGCGGGTAGGGGTTCTCGTTGGTGTTCAGCCGGACGGGTACGTCGAGCTGGGGTGCCCCGTAGGGGGACTGCCCGCGCAGTTCGTCACGGATCGGGAGCTCGTCCCAGGCGTTGCGGGCGGCGCTGCCGGTGCTGTTGGGGCTGTTGGTGCTGCCGGAACTGCCGGTGCTGCCGGAACTGCCGGTGCTGTTGGAGCTGCTGTGCGTCACTGCTGCGGAACCTTCCAGCCGAACCTCGCCTTGAGCGCGGCGCCGTGGGCGGGGAGGTCCTCCGCCTCGGCGAGGGTCACGACATGGTGGGTGACCTCGGCGAGCGCGTCACGTGTGTAGTCGACGATGTGGATGCCGCGCAGGAACGACTGCACGGACAGCCCCGAGGAGTGGCAGGCGCAGCCGCCGGTGGGCAGCACGTGGTTGGAGCCCGCGCAGTAGTCGCCGAGGGAGACCGGGGACCAGGGGCCCACGAAGACCGCACCGGCGTTGCGGACCCGGCCGGCGACGGCCGCGGCGTCGGCGGTCTGGATCTCCAGGTGCTCCGCGCCGTAGGCGTCGACGACCTTGAGGCCCGCGTCGATGCTGTCGACCAGGACGATCGCGGACTGGCGGCCGGCCAGGGCGGGCTCGATCCGGTCGGTGATGTGCTTGGACGCGGCGACCTGCGGGACGAGCTCGGCCTCGGTGGCGGCGGCCAGCTCCGCGGAGTCGGTGACGAGGACGGCGGCGGCCATCGGGTCGTGCTCGGCCTGGCTGATCAGGTCGGCCGCGACGTGCACCGGGTCGGCGGTGGAGTCCGCGAGGATCGCGATCTCGGTGGGGCCGGCCTCGGCGTCGATGCCGACGCGGCCCTTGAGCAGGCGCTTGGCGGCGGCGACGTAGATGTTGCCGGGGCCGGTGACCAGGTTGACGGGGGCGCAGCCGCCCTCTTCCGGGGTGCCGTACGCGAACATCGCGACGGCCTGGGCGCCGCCCGCCGCGTACACCTCGTCGACACCGAGCAGGGCGCACGCGGCGAGGATGGTGGGGTGCGGCAGACCGCCGAACTCCTTCTGCGGCGGGGAGGCGACGGCGATGCCCTCGACCCCCGCCTCCTGGGCGGGCACGACGTTCATCACGACGGACGAGGGGTAGACCGAGCGCCCTCCGGGGACGTACAGCCCGACCCGCTCGACGGGCACCCACTTCTCGGTGACGGTGCCGCCGGGGACGACCTGGGTGGTGTGGGTGGTGCGGCGCTGCTCGCGGTGGACGAGGCGGGCCCGTCGGATCGACTCCTCCAGCGCGGCGCGGACGGCCGGATCGAGCCCCTCCAGCGCCCCGGTGATCGCCGCGGCCGGGACCCGGATCGAGTCGATCCGTACACCGTCGAACTTCTCCCCCCACTCGATCACTGCCGCGGAGCCACGATGGCGTACGTCCTCGCAGATGGGCCGCACCGTCTCCAGGGCGGCTTCCACGTCGAACTCGGCACGGGGCAGCAGGTCGCGCAGGGCGGCACCCTCGGGGAGGGCCTCGCCGCGCAGATCGATTCGAGAGATCACCCCGCAATTCTCGCAGACCGCCACAGGCGTCCGGTCGCCCGTATCACTGGCTGATACCAGCCACGTCCGTCACTGCTGACCATTAGCGTTCACGCCGTCACACAGCGGGAAGAACAGTTGTACGGCATGTGCACAGAGGGGACGGCAGTGACCGAGCCGCATGATGGCGACATCCCGGACGGCCTCAGCGCAGCGGAGCTGGGTATGTGGCAGTCCTTCCGCAACGGAACCACCTACGATCTGCGCACCCATGACCCGGCGCGCGACGATCCATTCGCACCGCACATCTGGGGACCCGAGCGGAGCGTCGGCGCGCGCACGGTGGCGCGGCTGCTGCTGAGCGGGCCGCCCGCCCGCCCGGGCCGGGTGGCGGCACTGAAGTTACGGGGAGTCCGGATCACCGGAAAGCTGGACCTGGCAGGTGGCCGGGTCGCTCCGTACGTGGAGCTGACGGGCTGCAGGTTCGAACAGGAGGTGGTACTGCCCGAGTGCCACTTCACCACCCTGCGGATGGTCGGCTGCGCGCTGCCGAGGCTGGAGGCGGCCCGGCTGCACACGGAGGGCGATCTGCATCTGCCGCGCTGCCGGGTGGAGCGCGGCATCCGGCTCACCGACGCCCAGATCGGCACCGACCTGCTGATCAACCAGATCAGCGTCGGCGCCGACCGGAGCGGCCGCGCCCTGGTCGGGGACGGACTGAGCGTCGCGCAGGATCTCCAGGCCGAGATGGTCGAGGCGCACGGCGAGCTGAGTCTGCGCGGGGCGAAGGTGGGCGGTTCGCTGAGTCTGCGCGGCAGCCGGCTGCGCGCCAAGGACGGGCGGCGGGCGCTGAACGCCCCGCAGCTGACCGTGGAGCGCACGCTCTACATGACCGAGGCGTGGGTGAGCGTCGACACCGGGAACCAGGGCACCACTCCCCCGTACGGCATCGTGTTCGGGCCCACTCCGGCGCGTGGCACCCGGGCCCAGATCTTCGAGTGCCGGGGCGCGGTACGGCTGGACGACGGGCGCTTCGGGGACGCGGTGGACCTGCACAAGGCGCGGTTCGTCCTGGCCCGGCACGAGGAGCTGTCGCTGCGCCGGATCGTCACGCCCGAGCTGCGGTTCAACGCGGAGCGCCCGGAGGAGGGCCGGGTCGTGCTGAACGGCGCGAAGGTGGTGACGCTGATCGATGTGTCGTCCAGCTGGCCGGGCCCCGGGGGCCTGGCGATGGGCGGCTTCGTCTACGAGAACCTCGTCCCGTACGGGCACTTCCCGCTCTCCCGGCGGCTGGAGTGGGTGCTGGCCGCGACCCCGGAGTACGTCCCGGAGCCGTACGAGCGGCTCGCCGCGGTGCTGCGCAGCTGCGGTGAGGACGCGGACGCCCGGGAGGTGCTGCTCGCCAAGCAGCGGCGCCGCCGCGAGACGCTGCCGACCGCCGCCAAGCTGTGGGGCTTCCTCCAGGACTGGACGGTGGCCTACGGCTACCGGCCGGGGCGGGCCGCCGTGTGGATGGCGGTGCTGTGGGCGGCGGGCGCGCTGGGCTTCGCGCAGTACCACCCGGCGGCGATCAAGGGGGACGAGCATCCCCAGTGGAACGCCGCGCTGTACGCGCTCGATCTGCTGGTGCCGGTGATCAACCTCGGGCAGGACGGTTACTGGCGGACGGAGGGCGGCTGGCAGTGGGCGGCGGCCGCTCTCGTACTCCTTGGGTGGATATTGGCCACGACGGTGGCGGCGGGCGCCTCCCGGCTGCTGCGCCGGGGCTGACGTCCGGGCCGTGCGGGCCGGGGGGAATTCCTTCCGGCACCACGGTCGAACGGAATGCCGGAGTGCGGCCGGAGTGGCGGGCGGGACCGACGGGAAAAGGCGGAATCAAGCCAGTCACGACCTTTTCCTTTACCTTATCTTGACTGGGTCCGGTACAACCCATTCACTCGGCACAGAAGCTTCACAGCGCACCCCTGGCGCCGCCCTCACCAGCGCTTTTCAATGGTCTGCACCATGCCATTGCTTCGCGCTCTGCTCAGTACCGCGCGCAGGTTCCGGCACAGCCCCCGGCTGTCCGCCGGACTGCCCGCGGACGACGCGGTGCTGCTCGACGCCCCCGACGAGCGGCTCTCCCCCGCGCTGGTGGCGGCCGCCCTGGGGGACTACGGCCCCGCCGCCAAACTCCTCGCCACCACCCGTGACGCCACCGACTGGGAGAACCGCGACCGGTATCTCGGCCGGCTCGTCATGTTCGCCCACAACCGGGACGGCTGGCTCATCGACTGGCTGGCCGGCTCGCCGCGCGATCCGGACGCGCTGCTCGTCAAGGCCCAGCTGGCCGTCTTCCGGGCCTGGGAGTCGCCCGCCAGGGCCGAGCGGCTGCGCGAGGTCGGCCCGCTGATCACCGCGGCGGCCGACGCCGACCCGCGCGACCCGGTGCCCTGGCGCCTCGCCCTCGACCACGCCCGCGGCACCCACGCCACACACACCGTGTTCGAGTCCCTGTGGGAACAGGCCGTACGCCGCGCCCCGCACCACTACGGCTGCCACATAGCGGCGCTCCGCTATCTCTCCGCCGCCTGGTACGGCTCGCACCGCGAGTGCTTCGACTTCGCCGAGCGCGCCGCCGAGGACGCCGTGCCCGACTCGCTGGTGCAGGCGCTGCCGGTACGGGCCGCCTTCGCGCTGCTGCTCGACGAGCAGCTCGCCGGGCGGACCAGCTCGGTGCTGGAGGAGCGGATAGACCTGGCGGCAGACCTGGCGATCGGGCTCTCGGGCGCGTACCGCCCGAACGACCCGTGGCCCGCCGAGGTCCGCAACCTCCTCGCGTACGTCCTGGTGGCCCGGGGCCGCTGGGAGGAGGCGCTGGAACAGTTCACGCTGATCGGGCCCCACGCGACCTCGTTCCCGTGGTCGTCGGTGTCCGAGGACGCGCTGGGCCTCTTCCTCGAAGCGAGGGACCGCGCACGGCTCCAGGTCGCCTCCTCCACCCCACTGCGCAACCGGTCCGGTCACGGCCGGCCGCGCGGCCATTACGCTTGACCGTTGTGACCACCGCCCGTCTGCCCCTCTTTCCGCTCAACGCGGTGCTGTTCCCCGGCCTCGTGCTGCCCCTCAACGTCTTCGAGGAGCGTTATCGCGCCATGATGCGCGAGCTTCTGAAGACCGACGAGGACGAACCGCGCCGCTTCGTCGTCGTCGCGATCCGCGACGGCCGCGAGACCGCCCCGACGGCCACCGGCATGCCGGACACGGCCGCCGCGGCACCGGTCGTGGAGCGCGGCCCCGCCGACGGCTTCGGCCCCGACCCCATCCAGACCTTCCACCGGGTCGGCTGTATCGCGGACGCGGCGACGGTCCGCGAGCGCTCCGACGGCAGCTTCGAGGTCCTGGCCACCGGTACCACCCGGGTCAGGCTGCTCTCCGTCGACGCGAGCGGCCCCTATCTCACGGCCGAGGTGGAGGAGCTGACCGAGGGGACGAGGGACGACGAGGCCGGCGCGCTGGCCGAGGGCGTCCTGCGGGCCTTCCGCGCCTACCAGAAGCGGCTGGCCGGAGCGAGGGAACGGTCACTGACGACGGGCGCGGAACTGCCGGACGACCCGTCCGTGGTCTCGTACCTCGTCGCGGCGGCGGCCGTGCTGGACGTCCCCTCCAAGCAGCGGCTGCTCCAGGCACCGGACACCGCGACCCGGCTGCGCGAGGAGCTGACGCTCCTGCGCAAGGAGACCGCGGTCATCCGGCATCTGCCGTCGCTGCCCGCCGTGGACCTGACCCGCGCGCCCACCCACCCCAACTGAGCCCTCACCGACGAAGGAACCTGCCCGGTGGCGAAGAAGTCGAAGAAGCAGCAGTCGGGCGGCACCCCCGCCACGGTCGCCCTGACGGCGGCGGGCACCGCGTTCACGGTCCACGCCTACGACCACGACCCGGCCTCCCCCTCGTACGGGGAGGAGGCGGCCGAGGCGCTCGGTGTCTCCCCCGACCGGGTGTTCAAGACCCTGGTGGCCGATGTCGACGGCGCGCTGACCGTCGCGGTCGTCCCGGTCGCCGGCTCCCTGGACCTGAAGGCCCTGGCCTCGGCGGTGGGCGGCAAGCGCGCGGCCATGGCCGACCCCGTGGCGGCCGAGCGCACGACCGGCTACGTCCGGGGCGGCATCTCCCCGCTGGGCCAGCGCAAGCGGCTGCGTACGGTGCTGGACGCCTCGGCCCGGACCCATCCCACGATCTGTGTCTCGGCGGGCCGCCGGGGCCTGGAGGTCGAACTCTCCGCGACGGACCTGGCGGCCCTGACGGACGCGGTGTTCGCCCCGATCGGCCGGGCCGGGTAACCCGCCCCCGGCGCCCGCCGGGGAGTACGGGACGGCCGTTACGGCGCCGCCGTCCCTGCCCCGTCCTTCGGCGCGGGCGGCCAGTGCGCGGGGCCCCAGTCGGGCTCGGGGTCCCGCGGCCCGAACATCGCCGTCAGCCCCAGATGCACGATCATCGCCGCGATCGGCCACGCCAGCACGGCGCCCACCGCGTGGAGTTCCAGGGGCGCGTCGAAGACCACGCCCTTGCCGACCTCGCGCGCATGGGCGACCACGTCCGAGGTGGGCCCGAGCCAGACGCCGATGCCCCACGCCAGCAGCGAGCCGAGCAGCCCGCCGAGGGCCAGCCCCACGACCAGCCAGATGCCCCCGCGGCGGCGGAAGAGGACCACCGCACCCGCCGTGACCGCACCGAACAGGAGTGCCAGCAGCACAAACGTTCCGTCGGCCCCGATGGCCTCCTCGCCCTCGCTGTCCTTGAGGAAGACGGCCGTGTCGTCGGAGATCAGCGGCACCCTCGGCGCCAGCCACAGCCAGAGCAGCCCGAGACCGAGACCGGTCAGGGCCACGAGCACCATGACCACGGCGGCCTGACGGAGCTCCGTGGCCAGATCCGTGGCGTCCGGCGACTCGGGGCCGGGCGCGAGGTGGGAGCCCGTCGGCGGGGTCTGCCAGGGGTCGTGGGGCGAAGGCTGGTGAGGCGGCGTCAGAGGTGCTGTCACTCAGCCATCGTGCCAGGCTCCCCTGTGCGCCGCCTCACCGGACCGCTGCCGCGGCTCCCGCGGCCGTACGCGGCCCTTCAACGCCGTACGCGGCCTCACCCGGCCGTACGCGGCCGGGTCACCGGCCTCGCAGGGCGATACACCTAGCGCACCGCGGCGCGGCGGTAGGCCCACGTCGCCACCGCGAGCGACAGCACACCGACGGCCGCGCACACACCGAGGTCGAGCGCGATCGCGGTCCAGTCCGGGCGGGCGTCGAAGGACCGGGCCAGCGCCTCGACCCCGTACGTGGACGGCAGCAGATCGCGCGCCCACACCACCGGCCCCGGCATCCGGTCGGCCGGCAGCACGCCCAGCAGCAGCGCGGCGGACATGCCCAGCTGCCCGAGCAGCGTGGCCAGCTCCTGGCGCGGCGCGAGCAGGCCGAGGGCGGCCCCCAGACCCGCCAGCGCCGCCCCGGCGAGCGGGATCACGGCGACGAGCACCCACAGATGTGTCATCGGCAGCTGGAAGAGCACACTGCCGGTGACGGCCGTGACGAGCGTGCCGGGCACGGTGAAGGAGGCGTACGCGCCGGCCGCCCCCAGCACCACCGAGGCGGGCGGCACCGGCAGTGTGGCGTAGTGGTCGAGCCCGCCGCCGGCCCGCAGCTGGCCGAAGTACTGGGCGAGCAGGTTCAGCGCGACGAACGCCACGACCAGCACACTGGAACCGGCGACGACGGCGCGGGCCTCGGAGCCGCCGTCGACGACCCCGCGCATCAGGATCATGATCCCGACGGACTGGAAGGTCGCCACGAACAGCAGCGGAATCCGGGCGACCCGGGCCCGGGAGAGCTGGGCGCGGTACACCGCGGCCAGCGAGGGCAGCAGCCGGGCGCGCGGCGCGAGCGGGGCCGGCAGGGTGCGGGAGGTGCCGGAGGGCCCGTGCGCCGCCCGGTCCGGGACGCGCGAGGACACCGCCTCGGCGGGAACGATGCTCGTCACCTGAGGCCGCTCCCCCTCGACACGCCTGCCCGCACGTGTCCCCGCTCCCGTACGTGGAATCTCACGCCTTCACCAGCCCCTTGGTCGCATTGGCCGCATCCCCGCCGAGGGCCAGATAGACATCCTCCAGGCTGGGCGTGGCCAGGGTGAAATCGTCGAGCGCGGCGAAGGCCGCGCCACCGGTCACCGCGGCGACCGCGGCCCGTGCCTCGTCCGGGCCCAGCCGCAGGACCCAGCGCCGCCCGGACTCCTGGGCGACGGCGCGCAGCGCGGCGACCTCCGGGACGTCCAGCGGCGCCCGCTCCCGCCACACCAGCTCGACCCGGACCTCCCCGGCGACCTGCTGTTTCAGCCCGCCGGGGGTGTCGCAGGCGATGACCCGGCCGCGTTCGACGACGGCGACCCGGTCGAGGACGGTCTCGGCCTCGATCACGTTGTGGGTGACCAGCACGACGGTGACGCCGCGCTCGGCCCTGCGCCGGTCGACGGCGGCCCACACGGCACGCCTGGCGACGGGGTCCATGCCGGTCGTCGGCTCGTCCAGCACCAGGACGGGGCGCTCCCCGACCAGGGTGGCGGCGAAGCAGGCGAGCCTGCGCTGTCCGCCGGAGAGCTTCTTCAGGGGGCGCCCGGCGAGTTCGGTGAGCCCCAGTTCCTCCAGCACGGCGTCGCGCTCGGCGCGGGCCTCCGCCACGGCCAGGCCACGCAGCCGGCCGGTGGTCTCGGCGGCGAGGGACACGGTCAGCTCGTCCAGGGCGGTGGATTCCTGCCCCAGGTAGCCGATGAGGCGGGAGGCCCGTTCGGGGTGGCGCACCAGGTCGTGCCCCAGCACTTCGACGCTGCCGGAGTCGGGGCGCATCAGCCCGGTGAGCTGCCGGACCAGAGTGGTCTTGCCCGCCCCGTTGGGGCCGAGCAGCCCGAAGATCTCTCCGCGCCGCACATCGAGGCTGATTCCGTCGGTGGCGCGCACCTCGGGGGTGGCGGGCCGTCCGCGTCGGCCCCGGACGGCGGGATGGGTCTTGACCAGATCACGCACCGCGCACACGGTTCCGGTAGCCCTCTGCGCCTGTGCTGTGCCCTTGCTCACGAGGTATGAGGGTACGGGGTCGGATGCCCCGGACCGCGTCCGGGGCACGTCCGGCTCCGGGGCCGGGGTGCCGGCGCGGCCCTCGCCGGCGGCCGGTGCGGCCGCCGCACCGGCTACTCCACCGCGGGTACGTGCTCCGCCGCGGCGCGGACGTCGATCTCGCGCCAGAATCCGGCCCGGATCGCATAGCGGTCGTGCTCGTCGATCTGG encodes:
- a CDS encoding oxidoreductase — translated: MTEPHDGDIPDGLSAAELGMWQSFRNGTTYDLRTHDPARDDPFAPHIWGPERSVGARTVARLLLSGPPARPGRVAALKLRGVRITGKLDLAGGRVAPYVELTGCRFEQEVVLPECHFTTLRMVGCALPRLEAARLHTEGDLHLPRCRVERGIRLTDAQIGTDLLINQISVGADRSGRALVGDGLSVAQDLQAEMVEAHGELSLRGAKVGGSLSLRGSRLRAKDGRRALNAPQLTVERTLYMTEAWVSVDTGNQGTTPPYGIVFGPTPARGTRAQIFECRGAVRLDDGRFGDAVDLHKARFVLARHEELSLRRIVTPELRFNAERPEEGRVVLNGAKVVTLIDVSSSWPGPGGLAMGGFVYENLVPYGHFPLSRRLEWVLAATPEYVPEPYERLAAVLRSCGEDADAREVLLAKQRRRRETLPTAAKLWGFLQDWTVAYGYRPGRAAVWMAVLWAAGALGFAQYHPAAIKGDEHPQWNAALYALDLLVPVINLGQDGYWRTEGGWQWAAAALVLLGWILATTVAAGASRLLRRG
- a CDS encoding LON peptidase substrate-binding domain-containing protein, with product MTTARLPLFPLNAVLFPGLVLPLNVFEERYRAMMRELLKTDEDEPRRFVVVAIRDGRETAPTATGMPDTAAAAPVVERGPADGFGPDPIQTFHRVGCIADAATVRERSDGSFEVLATGTTRVRLLSVDASGPYLTAEVEELTEGTRDDEAGALAEGVLRAFRAYQKRLAGARERSLTTGAELPDDPSVVSYLVAAAAVLDVPSKQRLLQAPDTATRLREELTLLRKETAVIRHLPSLPAVDLTRAPTHPN
- the ybaK gene encoding Cys-tRNA(Pro) deacylase, translating into MAKKSKKQQSGGTPATVALTAAGTAFTVHAYDHDPASPSYGEEAAEALGVSPDRVFKTLVADVDGALTVAVVPVAGSLDLKALASAVGGKRAAMADPVAAERTTGYVRGGISPLGQRKRLRTVLDASARTHPTICVSAGRRGLEVELSATDLAALTDAVFAPIGRAG
- a CDS encoding ABC transporter permease; translated protein: MVPAEAVSSRVPDRAAHGPSGTSRTLPAPLAPRARLLPSLAAVYRAQLSRARVARIPLLFVATFQSVGIMILMRGVVDGGSEARAVVAGSSVLVVAFVALNLLAQYFGQLRAGGGLDHYATLPVPPASVVLGAAGAYASFTVPGTLVTAVTGSVLFQLPMTHLWVLVAVIPLAGAALAGLGAALGLLAPRQELATLLGQLGMSAALLLGVLPADRMPGPVVWARDLLPSTYGVEALARSFDARPDWTAIALDLGVCAAVGVLSLAVATWAYRRAAVR
- a CDS encoding ABC transporter ATP-binding protein, whose product is MCAVRDLVKTHPAVRGRRGRPATPEVRATDGISLDVRRGEIFGLLGPNGAGKTTLVRQLTGLMRPDSGSVEVLGHDLVRHPERASRLIGYLGQESTALDELTVSLAAETTGRLRGLAVAEARAERDAVLEELGLTELAGRPLKKLSGGQRRLACFAATLVGERPVLVLDEPTTGMDPVARRAVWAAVDRRRAERGVTVVLVTHNVIEAETVLDRVAVVERGRVIACDTPGGLKQQVAGEVRVELVWRERAPLDVPEVAALRAVAQESGRRWVLRLGPDEARAAVAAVTGGAAFAALDDFTLATPSLEDVYLALGGDAANATKGLVKA